The Saxibacter everestensis genome has a window encoding:
- a CDS encoding alcohol dehydrogenase catalytic domain-containing protein, with the protein MSAELPETMRAVVVHGPEDYQLEQLPVPTPGPGQMLIRVEAVGVCASDLKCYHGAAKFWGDENRPAWAQTGITPGHEFVGTIVQADAEAVNHHGVEVGDRVACEQIVPCWKCRYCLRGEYWMCAPHDMFGFRNYNGAMAEYLVVPKEALAHKVSKDLPPAHAAFSEPLSCSLHAVERANISFNDVVVIAGCGPIGLGMVAGAKAKNPLKVIALDMSDDKLALAAKCGADLTINIAKQDAVQIVKDLTEGYGADVYIEGTGHPSAVSQGLNLLRKLGTYVEYSVFGSDVTVDWSIISDDKELDVLGAHLGPHCWPAAIRMIESGVLPMDEICTNQFGLDDFQVALDMVADTNGASVKVSILP; encoded by the coding sequence ATGTCAGCCGAACTGCCAGAAACAATGCGAGCAGTGGTCGTGCACGGGCCGGAAGATTACCAGCTGGAGCAGCTACCGGTTCCCACTCCTGGCCCCGGCCAGATGCTAATCCGGGTAGAAGCTGTCGGTGTATGTGCCAGCGACCTGAAGTGCTATCACGGGGCGGCCAAGTTCTGGGGCGATGAGAACCGCCCGGCCTGGGCGCAGACCGGAATAACGCCCGGCCATGAATTCGTCGGAACCATTGTTCAGGCCGACGCAGAAGCCGTCAACCATCACGGCGTCGAGGTTGGCGACCGGGTAGCCTGCGAACAGATAGTTCCGTGTTGGAAGTGCCGCTACTGCTTGCGAGGCGAGTACTGGATGTGCGCGCCGCACGATATGTTCGGCTTCCGCAACTACAACGGCGCAATGGCCGAGTATTTGGTCGTTCCGAAGGAAGCACTGGCGCACAAGGTCTCGAAGGACCTTCCGCCGGCACACGCGGCGTTCTCCGAGCCGTTGTCCTGTTCGCTGCACGCGGTGGAGCGCGCGAACATCAGCTTTAATGACGTGGTCGTTATCGCGGGCTGCGGACCGATCGGCCTCGGCATGGTTGCCGGTGCGAAGGCGAAGAATCCGCTGAAGGTCATTGCCCTCGATATGTCCGACGACAAGCTTGCGCTGGCGGCCAAATGTGGTGCCGACCTCACCATCAATATTGCCAAGCAAGATGCCGTCCAGATCGTGAAGGACCTCACCGAGGGATATGGCGCCGACGTCTATATCGAAGGCACCGGCCACCCCTCCGCCGTCTCCCAGGGGCTCAACCTGCTGCGCAAGCTCGGCACATATGTCGAATACTCCGTGTTCGGCTCCGATGTCACAGTGGACTGGTCGATCATCAGCGATGACAAGGAACTCGACGTGCTTGGCGCACATCTCGGGCCGCACTGCTGGCCGGCAGCGATCCGGATGATCGAATCCGGGGTGTTG
- a CDS encoding sugar-binding transcriptional regulator, whose translation MTDSPGISAASSRFPLETLYQAARMYYLDDATQVEIAAKLRVSRPTVSRFLAEARRVGLVQIDVIDPQQANEGSLGHELADALGLQKVYLSGGNHSAGMLSGLSAQVGAAIEDMQLVPGNSLLVSSGRTLYEVSRTRLPSLAGIVLAPTVGGQAEPEPWYQTNEITRAVAEKTGAHPTFLFAQAMPSAQLYQSLLSDPSFQRVTRLWDTAKGALLGIGAPPAARGSISRFIPLDDDSLVNAVGDVCLNFFAADGTEIEFTGSDRVVRTSPAMLRKIEHTVGVAVGAEKTLSIIAAAKGGYIRQLVTDTATADAILALLRRRPAAS comes from the coding sequence ATGACCGATTCGCCCGGCATTTCGGCAGCATCGAGCCGTTTCCCGCTTGAGACGCTGTACCAGGCCGCCCGGATGTACTACCTGGACGACGCAACCCAGGTCGAGATCGCGGCAAAGCTGCGAGTTTCCAGGCCCACTGTCAGCCGTTTTCTGGCCGAGGCCAGACGAGTCGGCCTGGTCCAGATCGACGTCATCGATCCGCAGCAGGCTAATGAAGGCAGCCTCGGCCACGAACTGGCCGATGCCCTCGGCCTGCAGAAGGTTTACCTGTCTGGCGGCAACCATTCGGCCGGTATGCTCTCCGGACTCTCCGCCCAGGTGGGCGCCGCCATCGAGGACATGCAGTTGGTTCCCGGCAACTCACTGCTGGTGTCGTCGGGCCGGACCTTGTACGAGGTCAGCCGCACACGGCTGCCGTCGCTGGCCGGCATCGTGCTCGCGCCGACGGTCGGCGGCCAGGCGGAACCGGAACCCTGGTACCAGACGAACGAAATAACCCGGGCGGTGGCGGAGAAGACCGGGGCGCATCCAACTTTCCTGTTCGCCCAGGCGATGCCGTCCGCACAGTTGTATCAAAGTCTGCTCAGCGACCCATCGTTCCAGCGGGTCACCCGGCTCTGGGATACCGCCAAGGGCGCCTTACTGGGCATTGGCGCGCCACCGGCCGCTCGCGGCTCGATCTCACGGTTCATCCCCCTGGACGACGATTCACTGGTGAATGCTGTAGGAGACGTCTGTCTGAACTTCTTCGCCGCCGACGGCACGGAGATCGAATTCACCGGCAGTGATCGCGTGGTGCGAACGTCCCCGGCAATGCTGCGCAAGATTGAACATACCGTCGGGGTGGCCGTTGGGGCAGAGAAGACGCTCAGCATTATTGCCGCGGCCAAAGGCGGCTACATCAGGCAGCTCGTTACAGACACCGCGACGGCAGATGCAATCCTCGCCCTGCTGCGGCGTCGGCCCGCCGCGTCTTGA
- a CDS encoding FGGY-family carbohydrate kinase: protein MFLGIDIGTGSSKAVLVDRDGEIIDSAVVAHAVSLPKPGWAEFDAEEVWWAEVGLLSRELFSRNDAVDVAGVCVSGVGPALVVTDENHTPLRPAILYGIDTRAGAEIDELNHEIGEEVIFAECGKALSSQAVGPKLRWISNHEPEVFEKTARWFGCSSFIVAKLSGAYVQDHHTASQCDPLYDIRAGEWNEPRVKEIAGHIPMPRLAWSSDVVGEVTAQAAEFTGIPQGTPVCAGTVDAWAESFSAGIRKPGDLMLMYGSTLFFVLMLSEFRASDKLWTTAGIEKDSLTLAAGMSTSGSLTTWMQQLFGGVEFAELLAEAGEVPAGSEGLLVLPYFAGERSPIFDPDARGVIAGLTLRHSRGHLFRATYEGIAFGIRQIIDFLEAGGEPIERLVAVGGGTQARLWTQIVSDVTGRPQMVPTQTIGASYGDALLAAIGTGAVPPDTNWATDGTLIEPDQRNKEIYAELYGHYESLYPSTREHMHALARVQGRPKIQDSPEA, encoded by the coding sequence GTGTTTCTTGGAATCGATATTGGCACCGGCAGCAGCAAGGCGGTCCTGGTAGACCGCGATGGCGAGATCATCGACTCGGCCGTTGTCGCCCATGCGGTGTCCTTGCCAAAACCCGGCTGGGCCGAGTTCGATGCGGAAGAGGTCTGGTGGGCAGAGGTCGGCCTGCTCTCCCGGGAGCTATTTTCCCGCAATGATGCCGTGGATGTGGCCGGAGTCTGCGTCAGCGGGGTGGGACCCGCGCTCGTGGTCACCGACGAGAACCACACGCCACTCAGGCCAGCCATCCTCTATGGCATCGACACCCGCGCCGGCGCGGAAATCGACGAGCTGAACCACGAGATCGGCGAGGAGGTGATTTTCGCCGAATGCGGCAAGGCGCTCTCCTCGCAGGCCGTCGGGCCCAAGCTGCGCTGGATAAGCAACCACGAGCCAGAGGTTTTCGAGAAGACAGCCCGTTGGTTTGGCTGCAGCTCGTTCATCGTGGCGAAGCTCAGTGGCGCCTATGTGCAGGATCACCATACGGCCAGCCAGTGTGATCCGCTCTACGACATCCGGGCGGGCGAGTGGAACGAGCCGCGGGTCAAGGAAATCGCCGGACATATCCCGATGCCGAGGCTTGCCTGGTCGTCCGACGTTGTCGGCGAGGTCACCGCGCAGGCTGCCGAATTCACCGGTATCCCGCAAGGCACCCCGGTGTGCGCGGGAACCGTTGACGCCTGGGCGGAATCGTTCAGCGCCGGCATCCGCAAGCCGGGCGATCTGATGCTGATGTACGGCTCGACCCTGTTCTTCGTGTTGATGCTGAGCGAATTCCGGGCCAGCGACAAGTTGTGGACGACGGCCGGCATCGAAAAGGATTCCCTGACCCTCGCCGCCGGGATGTCGACCTCGGGCAGCCTCACTACCTGGATGCAGCAACTTTTCGGCGGCGTCGAATTCGCCGAGCTATTGGCCGAAGCGGGGGAGGTGCCCGCCGGGTCGGAAGGGCTGCTGGTGCTGCCCTACTTCGCGGGAGAACGATCGCCGATTTTCGATCCGGACGCACGGGGCGTCATCGCCGGCCTGACGCTGCGGCATTCACGTGGTCATCTATTCCGGGCGACGTACGAGGGCATTGCCTTCGGCATCCGGCAGATCATCGACTTTCTGGAAGCCGGTGGAGAGCCGATCGAACGGCTGGTGGCGGTCGGTGGCGGCACGCAGGCCAGGTTGTGGACACAGATCGTCAGCGACGTGACCGGCCGGCCGCAGATGGTGCCGACCCAGACCATCGGCGCCAGCTACGGTGACGCCCTGCTGGCCGCCATCGGCACGGGAGCCGTGCCGCCGGACACCAATTGGGCCACGGATGGGACACTGATCGAGCCAGATCAGCGCAACAAGGAGATTTACGCCGAGCTGTACGGCCACTATGAGTCGTTGTATCCGTCGACCCGCGAGCACATGCACGCGCTGGCCCGGGTCCAGGGGCGTCCGAAAATTCAGGACAGCCCGGAAGCGTAG
- a CDS encoding cupin domain-containing protein gives MSRPQAVPTVQIDNEYTRVTEWRFPPGSETGWHAHDLNYVVVPMTTGELIVEKPDGSASSSLVIGASYTRPVPSEHNVVNPGEEDFVFVEIEMKDSPA, from the coding sequence ATGAGCAGACCTCAAGCAGTGCCAACGGTGCAGATCGACAATGAGTACACCCGGGTCACCGAGTGGCGATTCCCGCCGGGCAGCGAAACCGGCTGGCACGCCCACGATCTGAATTACGTCGTGGTGCCGATGACGACGGGTGAACTTATCGTGGAGAAGCCGGACGGCTCGGCGTCGAGTTCGCTGGTGATCGGCGCCTCGTACACCCGGCCGGTGCCGAGCGAGCACAATGTGGTCAACCCGGGCGAGGAAGATTTCGTTTTCGTCGAGATCGAAATGAAGGACTCGCCGGCCTAG
- a CDS encoding gluconokinase, which produces MTAVIVMGVSGTGKTTIAEALSEELDWAFAEADEFHSQANIAKMASSTPLVDHDRWPWLGLIAAFLSQCETDGDNVIVTCSALKRAYRDVLRRSQTRVLFVHLDASFDVIAERVANRKGHYMPLKLLDSQFEILQPLEPDEEGVVIDSAQSPEEIVRQAAAWVRDRCQDEQSGVG; this is translated from the coding sequence ATGACTGCCGTAATCGTGATGGGCGTTTCAGGTACCGGAAAGACGACCATCGCGGAGGCGCTTTCCGAAGAACTGGACTGGGCCTTCGCGGAGGCCGACGAGTTTCACAGCCAGGCGAATATCGCGAAGATGGCCAGCAGCACGCCGCTGGTCGACCACGACCGCTGGCCCTGGCTCGGCCTGATCGCTGCCTTTCTCAGTCAGTGCGAGACGGACGGCGACAACGTCATCGTCACCTGTTCTGCTCTGAAGCGGGCGTATCGGGACGTCCTGCGCCGCAGCCAGACGCGGGTTCTCTTCGTTCACCTCGATGCTTCTTTCGACGTAATCGCCGAGCGGGTGGCGAACCGCAAGGGGCACTATATGCCGCTTAAGCTACTCGACTCACAGTTTGAGATCCTGCAACCGCTCGAACCGGACGAGGAGGGCGTTGTCATCGACTCGGCACAGTCGCCGGAGGAGATCGTTCGCCAGGCTGCCGCGTGGGTGCGGGACAGGTGTCAGGACGAGCAAAGCGGCGTCGGCTAG
- the gndA gene encoding NADP-dependent phosphogluconate dehydrogenase translates to MAAQIGVTGLAVMGANLARNLARNGYTVALHNRTKARTDALIEKHCDEGEFIPTESLEELVGALERPRRVLVMVKAGAPVDAVIEDLVPLLEPDDIIIDAGNSLFTDTRRREAALAEKGLHFVGVGVSGGEEGALNGPSIMPGGSKQSYESLGPMLEKISAHVDGVPCCAWIGTDGAGHFVKMVHNGIEYADMQVIGEAHDLLRSAAGIEPAEQSKIFAEWNKGELSSFLIEIAAEVLGHVDAKTGKPFIDVVVDSAGQKGTGRWTVISALELGLPTSGIAESVFARALSSQHAQREEAQTTLVGNEIPTELPDNFVEDVRQALYASKLVSYAQGLDMLVAAAKEYDWELNLAEIASLWRAGCIIRAELLKDITAAYQNERPANLLFAPAFASAIADAVPAWRRVVATAVQLGIPVPVFSSSLAYYDGLRRDRLPAALTQGLRDLFGAHTYNRVDVDGTFHTLWGEDKSEVQQD, encoded by the coding sequence ATGGCTGCACAGATTGGCGTGACCGGACTTGCCGTGATGGGCGCGAACCTGGCGCGAAACCTTGCCCGCAACGGGTACACGGTCGCATTGCACAACCGCACCAAAGCCCGAACCGATGCTCTGATCGAGAAGCACTGCGATGAGGGTGAATTCATCCCAACCGAATCACTCGAAGAACTTGTCGGCGCGCTCGAGCGGCCACGCCGGGTGCTCGTCATGGTGAAGGCCGGCGCACCGGTCGACGCCGTGATCGAAGACCTCGTGCCACTACTCGAACCTGACGACATCATCATCGATGCCGGCAATTCTCTCTTCACTGACACTCGCCGCCGGGAGGCCGCGCTGGCGGAAAAGGGTCTGCACTTCGTCGGTGTGGGAGTCTCCGGGGGCGAAGAGGGCGCGCTGAACGGGCCGTCCATCATGCCCGGCGGCTCGAAGCAGTCGTACGAATCGCTCGGTCCAATGCTGGAGAAGATCTCCGCGCACGTCGATGGCGTCCCCTGCTGCGCCTGGATCGGAACCGATGGCGCCGGGCACTTCGTCAAGATGGTGCACAACGGCATCGAGTACGCCGACATGCAGGTGATCGGCGAGGCCCACGACCTGCTGCGGTCCGCTGCGGGGATCGAGCCCGCCGAACAGTCGAAAATCTTTGCCGAATGGAACAAGGGCGAGCTGTCCTCCTTCCTGATCGAGATCGCTGCCGAGGTGCTCGGGCATGTGGATGCCAAGACGGGCAAGCCGTTTATCGACGTCGTGGTCGACTCCGCAGGCCAGAAGGGCACCGGCCGCTGGACCGTTATCTCCGCGCTCGAGCTCGGGCTGCCGACCTCGGGAATAGCTGAATCGGTTTTCGCCCGCGCGCTGTCCTCGCAGCATGCCCAGCGCGAGGAAGCTCAGACCACGCTGGTCGGAAACGAAATACCGACAGAGCTTCCGGACAACTTTGTCGAGGACGTCCGTCAGGCGCTGTACGCCTCGAAACTGGTCAGCTACGCCCAGGGTCTCGACATGCTCGTCGCCGCGGCCAAGGAATACGACTGGGAACTCAACCTGGCAGAGATCGCGTCGCTCTGGCGCGCGGGCTGCATCATCCGGGCCGAGTTGCTGAAGGACATCACCGCGGCCTACCAGAACGAGCGCCCGGCGAACCTGCTGTTCGCACCGGCCTTCGCCAGCGCGATTGCAGATGCCGTCCCGGCCTGGCGACGGGTAGTCGCCACAGCGGTGCAGCTGGGCATTCCGGTGCCGGTGTTCTCGTCGTCGCTGGCCTACTACGATGGCCTGCGTCGCGACCGGCTGCCTGCTGCGCTTACCCAGGGCTTGCGTGATCTGTTCGGCGCGCATACCTACAACCGGGTTGATGTCGATGGCACGTTCCATACCCTCTGGGGCGAGGACAAGTCCGAGGTCCAGCAGGACTAA
- a CDS encoding ABC-F family ATP-binding cassette domain-containing protein, producing the protein MAYSIVFADLSFAWPDGSTAFNQLHGAFGEGRTGLVGRNGTGKSTLLRLITGELVPAGGTLSIDGTVGYLPQNITLTGDRSIADLLGISAKRAALHAIYAGDASEHNFATVGDDWEIEELAQAELGRFGILPDDAHTPDGADAPDSDPDGARDADGAGDGDVLDRRVATLSGGEVVLTGLAGLLLRKPDITVLDEPTNNLDRRARELLYAAIRGWRGVLIVVSHDRELLDLMDNIAELRDGELRNFGGNFSSYLEQIDAEQEAARRMLTSAESTARREKRQLAEARIKLDRRVRYGKKMQANKREPKIIMNQRKREAQESAGKHRTMHLEKVAEAEAAAEAAEEQVRADRVIRIDLSGSEVPAGRTILDVDFRGTTLQVRGPERIALLGDNGSGKTTLLNAIVAAGSATGSAGGNAAGKAAETPAGYPAGRTAAEYPVANAEKSAGETDFEPRFVIDRIGYLPQRLDSLDDSRTVMDNVRTAVPEATPHEIRAGLARFLLRGDKPEQLVAQLSGGERFRVALAQLLLVRQPPQLLILDEPTNNLDLDSVAQLVSALDGYCGALIVVSHAADFLHELAVGRWVRVGVDGLSEVDPADG; encoded by the coding sequence TTGGCTTATTCAATTGTTTTCGCTGACCTGTCATTCGCCTGGCCTGACGGCAGCACCGCATTCAACCAACTGCACGGTGCCTTTGGCGAAGGGCGTACCGGGCTTGTCGGCCGCAACGGCACCGGCAAGTCAACGCTGCTCCGGCTGATCACCGGCGAACTCGTGCCGGCCGGCGGAACGCTGTCTATCGACGGCACCGTCGGGTATCTGCCGCAGAACATCACACTGACCGGTGATCGATCCATCGCTGATCTACTCGGCATCAGCGCCAAACGTGCGGCGCTGCACGCCATCTACGCGGGCGATGCCAGCGAGCACAACTTCGCAACCGTTGGCGACGACTGGGAAATCGAGGAGCTGGCGCAGGCTGAACTGGGCCGGTTCGGCATCCTGCCGGACGACGCCCACACCCCGGACGGTGCCGACGCCCCGGACAGTGATCCGGACGGTGCCCGCGACGCAGATGGTGCGGGCGACGGCGACGTGCTCGACCGGCGGGTCGCAACGCTTTCGGGTGGCGAAGTTGTGCTCACCGGGCTCGCCGGTCTGCTGCTGCGCAAACCCGACATCACCGTGCTCGACGAGCCGACGAACAATCTGGACCGGCGCGCCCGCGAGCTGTTGTACGCCGCGATCCGTGGCTGGCGCGGGGTACTGATCGTGGTCAGCCACGACCGGGAGTTGCTGGACCTGATGGATAACATCGCCGAACTGCGCGATGGCGAGCTCCGGAATTTCGGCGGCAACTTCAGCAGCTACCTCGAGCAGATCGATGCAGAACAGGAAGCGGCACGTCGGATGCTGACGTCAGCGGAATCCACCGCCCGGCGCGAGAAGCGCCAGCTGGCCGAAGCGCGGATCAAGCTTGACCGCAGGGTTCGGTATGGCAAGAAGATGCAGGCTAACAAGCGCGAGCCGAAGATCATCATGAATCAGCGAAAGCGCGAGGCGCAGGAATCCGCCGGCAAGCACCGCACGATGCACCTGGAAAAGGTCGCGGAGGCAGAAGCGGCCGCCGAAGCCGCCGAAGAGCAGGTGCGAGCCGACCGGGTGATCCGGATCGATCTCTCCGGATCCGAAGTTCCGGCCGGGCGGACCATTCTGGATGTCGACTTCCGGGGCACCACGCTGCAGGTGCGCGGCCCGGAACGGATCGCGCTGCTGGGTGACAATGGTTCCGGTAAGACGACGCTGCTGAATGCCATCGTCGCCGCGGGAAGCGCGACTGGAAGCGCAGGTGGAAACGCCGCGGGAAAGGCCGCGGAGACCCCCGCCGGATACCCTGCGGGAAGGACCGCTGCGGAATACCCTGTGGCCAACGCCGAGAAATCCGCCGGCGAAACAGACTTCGAGCCGCGATTCGTCATCGATCGGATCGGCTATCTTCCGCAGCGTCTGGACTCGCTCGACGATTCCCGTACGGTGATGGACAACGTCCGGACGGCGGTTCCCGAGGCGACTCCGCACGAGATCCGGGCCGGTCTCGCCCGTTTCCTGCTGCGCGGCGACAAGCCTGAGCAGCTGGTCGCGCAGCTATCCGGCGGCGAGCGATTCCGAGTCGCCCTCGCCCAGCTTCTGTTGGTCCGGCAGCCTCCGCAGCTGCTGATCCTCGATGAGCCGACGAACAACCTCGATCTGGACAGCGTGGCCCAGCTGGTCTCCGCGCTGGATGGCTATTGCGGCGCGCTCATCGTGGTCAGCCACGCTGCGGATTTCCTGCACGAGCTGGCCGTCGGCCGGTGGGTCCGGGTCGGAGTGGACGGACTCAGTGAGGTTGATCCGGCCGACGGCTGA
- a CDS encoding SRPBCC family protein gives MSTNPVTITVPEGGPFIEIVREFDAPVDAVYRAHATPELVKKWLGPNGYEMEIEYYDVRTGGRYRYTHRNGEGEEFVFNGVFHTARPNELIIQTFEYEDFPDAVSIETLRFEELPNGRTRLVGHSVYPNQEARDGMAASGMEQGVREGYERLDEILGS, from the coding sequence ATGAGCACTAACCCAGTCACCATCACCGTGCCCGAAGGCGGCCCGTTCATCGAAATCGTGCGCGAATTCGATGCCCCGGTCGACGCGGTCTACCGCGCGCACGCCACCCCGGAGCTGGTCAAGAAGTGGCTTGGGCCGAACGGCTACGAGATGGAGATCGAATACTACGACGTCCGTACCGGAGGCCGATACCGCTACACGCACCGGAACGGAGAGGGCGAGGAATTCGTGTTCAACGGGGTCTTCCATACCGCCCGGCCGAACGAACTGATCATTCAGACCTTCGAATACGAAGACTTCCCGGACGCGGTCAGCATCGAGACGCTGCGCTTCGAGGAACTGCCGAACGGCAGGACCCGATTGGTTGGCCACTCCGTCTACCCGAATCAGGAGGCCCGCGACGGCATGGCCGCCAGTGGCATGGAGCAGGGCGTGCGCGAGGGCTACGAACGCCTCGATGAGATTCTTGGCAGCTGA
- a CDS encoding ArsR/SmtB family transcription factor → MKWLSMKDQAEELLDRAFMALADPARRQIIARLSRGPATVNELAEPFGISKQAVSKHIQVLERANLVSRSREAQRRPVHLRPERLEALTAWIDKYRLVHEQQFRRLDGLLDTMKKGDNNEH, encoded by the coding sequence ATGAAGTGGTTGTCAATGAAAGACCAGGCAGAAGAACTGCTCGACCGGGCGTTCATGGCCTTGGCGGATCCCGCGCGGCGTCAGATCATCGCTCGGCTAAGCCGCGGCCCAGCCACGGTCAACGAACTCGCCGAGCCCTTCGGCATCAGCAAGCAGGCGGTGTCAAAGCATATTCAGGTCCTGGAACGCGCGAACCTTGTCTCCCGAAGCCGGGAGGCGCAACGGCGTCCCGTGCATCTGAGACCCGAACGGCTCGAGGCACTCACCGCCTGGATCGACAAGTACCGACTAGTGCACGAACAGCAGTTCCGTCGACTCGACGGCCTGCTCGACACCATGAAAAAGGGAGATAACAATGAGCACTAA
- a CDS encoding C45 family autoproteolytic acyltransferase/hydolase yields MAIPNLPLRLLQLSGPLQAIGGQLGEATAAEVSENFENYARNFRDKAQLDDADVARLGTEFRRLTHEWHPRIGAALDALAEGAGVSTNAVYAINARTELLAGSPLPLPDACTASAVLPAASATGNVLLGQNWDWASDTPDTTILLATRDERGHEVLCLAEAGMLAKVGLNDAGLGLTVNLLRSESDGPRAGVPYHVRLRAALEEREFGAAVAAASAGPRAASVNILIAQAGEHPSAVDLELSPDGASELTPDDGLLVHTNHFRAKNDVSDVGPKTMPSTGARCAQAEAILRPLRGRISTDTLEQVFRDHSGGIDAICRHAGADLRLPPGDKTVYSVVMDLSVRRFGIAPGPVCHNEFSYAGLDELLPDPASPGACSP; encoded by the coding sequence ATGGCAATACCGAACCTTCCGCTTCGTCTGCTGCAACTCTCCGGACCTCTTCAGGCGATTGGCGGCCAGCTTGGTGAGGCCACGGCAGCCGAGGTAAGCGAGAACTTCGAGAACTACGCCCGGAATTTCCGCGACAAGGCGCAACTCGACGATGCAGACGTTGCCAGGCTGGGTACGGAGTTCCGGCGGCTCACACACGAGTGGCATCCGAGGATCGGCGCCGCCCTCGACGCGCTGGCCGAAGGCGCCGGCGTATCCACGAATGCCGTGTACGCCATCAACGCTCGAACTGAGCTTCTCGCCGGCTCGCCGCTTCCGCTACCCGACGCCTGCACGGCGAGCGCTGTCCTCCCGGCCGCGAGCGCCACTGGCAACGTGCTTCTCGGTCAGAATTGGGACTGGGCATCGGACACTCCCGACACCACAATTCTGCTGGCAACCCGCGATGAGCGCGGCCACGAGGTGCTCTGCCTCGCGGAGGCTGGCATGCTCGCCAAAGTTGGACTCAACGACGCCGGCCTGGGGCTCACGGTGAATCTGCTGCGCTCCGAGTCCGATGGGCCACGCGCTGGCGTTCCTTATCACGTGCGACTGCGGGCGGCGCTGGAAGAAAGAGAATTCGGGGCCGCCGTCGCCGCGGCATCCGCCGGCCCTCGGGCTGCGTCGGTGAACATCCTGATCGCGCAGGCCGGGGAGCATCCGAGCGCCGTGGACCTGGAGCTCTCTCCCGACGGAGCGTCCGAGCTGACTCCCGATGACGGGCTGCTGGTACACACCAATCATTTCCGGGCAAAGAACGACGTCAGCGATGTAGGACCCAAGACAATGCCGTCGACCGGAGCACGCTGCGCCCAGGCAGAGGCGATACTCAGGCCGTTACGGGGACGGATCAGCACCGACACGCTTGAGCAGGTGTTCCGGGACCATTCGGGCGGCATCGACGCGATTTGCCGCCACGCCGGCGCGGACCTCCGGTTACCGCCGGGAGACAAAACCGTATACAGCGTGGTGATGGACCTAAGCGTTCGGCGTTTTGGAATCGCGCCCGGGCCGGTCTGCCACAACGAGTTCAGCTATGCCGGGCTGGATGAACTACTGCCTGACCCGGCTAGCCCAGGCGCTTGTAGTCCCTAG
- a CDS encoding SDR family oxidoreductase, whose protein sequence is MTQTPIGITGATGKVGRLLVAELDNAEVPMRLIVRDPARIPGDFGEHASAQASYGDAAALRRAFEGLETVFMVSAAESANRVAEHFSVIDAARSAGVHRVVYLSFVGADEGAAFTLARDHAKTEQYLRDSGLQFTILRDNLYQHAFAAFTGTDGVIRGPADDGRVGAIAHRDVAASAAAVLTAGGRFDSETFTLTGPRTYSLSEAAEQLGRVAGRTISYHAETEDYESREHFGAPRWEVTGWISSYLAIAAGEMDVVTDDVLRLTGRQPIDFAQYLAENPRDYKRLG, encoded by the coding sequence ATGACGCAGACTCCGATAGGAATAACCGGCGCGACCGGAAAAGTTGGCCGACTGCTGGTTGCAGAACTCGACAACGCCGAGGTCCCGATGCGGCTGATTGTCCGGGATCCGGCCAGGATCCCCGGCGATTTCGGCGAGCACGCCAGTGCCCAGGCGAGCTACGGCGATGCTGCTGCACTTCGACGGGCCTTCGAGGGGCTGGAGACGGTGTTCATGGTGTCGGCGGCCGAATCGGCGAATAGGGTTGCCGAGCATTTCAGCGTTATCGACGCGGCGAGGTCGGCCGGCGTGCACCGGGTCGTGTATCTCTCCTTCGTCGGTGCCGATGAAGGGGCCGCCTTTACCCTGGCCCGGGACCATGCGAAGACCGAACAGTACCTTCGTGACTCCGGCTTACAGTTCACGATTCTGCGCGACAACCTGTACCAGCACGCCTTCGCCGCGTTCACCGGAACCGATGGGGTGATCCGCGGCCCGGCCGACGATGGCAGGGTGGGCGCGATCGCGCACCGGGACGTTGCGGCGTCCGCCGCAGCAGTCCTGACCGCCGGTGGTCGTTTCGACAGCGAGACATTCACCCTCACTGGCCCGCGCACCTACTCGCTGAGCGAGGCTGCCGAGCAACTGGGCCGGGTGGCTGGACGCACAATCAGCTACCATGCCGAGACCGAGGACTACGAATCGCGTGAGCACTTTGGCGCGCCGCGCTGGGAGGTGACCGGCTGGATTTCGTCGTATCTTGCGATCGCGGCCGGAGAAATGGACGTTGTCACAGATGACGTACTTCGGCTCACCGGTCGTCAGCCGATCGATTTCGCCCAGTACCTCGCGGAGAACCCTAGGGACTACAAGCGCCTGGGCTAG